Proteins encoded within one genomic window of Oryza brachyantha chromosome 7, ObraRS2, whole genome shotgun sequence:
- the LOC102718855 gene encoding uncharacterized protein LOC102718855: protein MGYARTVKAATAAAAAVLVAFGVRLVAPAAAGFVTDELPRAQAAAATWLTPPYLYLVINAIILSIAASSRFQPNRPWASASAAAAADDAPLVRPAPVAVPAPVVTTMAMEVPVVPVPEVLAPELIPVEEVTVPEVMKTAPEVEETEENFTISRSTWRPRRRSTEVEVENEVSPFADLTNEVSPFADLTNSGEKPLVSARIGRKPAKASPEGSRALGVSRPRKEQTLESTWKAITEGRAPPLARHLKKSDTWETRPGRRPSGGEDAPPPATAMRKAETFNEAGGGRKVRREPSLGQDELNRRVEAFINKFNMEMRLQRQESLKHYNDMISRGSIHY from the exons ATGGGGTACGCGCGGACGGTGAAGGCGGCTACggcagctgcggcggcggtgctggtgGCGTTCGGGGTGCGgctggtggcgccggcggcggcggggttcgTGACGGACGAGCTGCcgcgggcgcaggcggcggcggccacgtgGCTGACACCGCCGTACCTGTACCTCGTCATCAACGCCATCATCTTGTCCATCGCGGCGTCGTCGCGGTTCCAGCCTAACCGCCCGTGGGCAtcggcctccgccgcggcggccgctgaCGACGCGCCGTTAGTGCGGCCGGCTCCGGTCGCGGTGCCCGCTCCGGTGGTGACGACGATGGCGATGGAGGTGCCCGTCGTGCCGGTACCGGAGGTGCTGGCTCCAGAGCTCATTCCCGTAGAGGAGGTGACAGTGCCGGAGGTGATGAAGACGGcgccggaggtggaggagacggAGGAGAACTTCACGATCTCGAGGTCCACAtggaggccgcggcggaggagcaccgaggtggaggtggagaacGAGGTTTCACCGTTCGCGGACCTGACGAACGAGGTGTCACCGTTCGCGGACCTGACGAACTCGGGGGAGAAACCGCTGGTGTCTGCTCGAATCGGCCGGAAGCCGGCCAAGGCGAGCCCAGAAG GGAGCAGGGCGCTGGGCGTGTCGCGGCCGCGGAAGGAGCAGACGCTGGAGAGCACATGGAAGGCCATCACGGAGGggcgggcgccgccgctggcgcgGCACCTCAAGAAGTCGGACACCTGGGAGACCCGCCCCGGGCGCCGCCcgtccggcggcgaggacgcgcccccgccggcgacggcgatgcggAAGGCGGAGACGTTCAACGAGGCGGGCGGGGGGAGGAAGGTGAGGCGGGAGCCGTCGCTGGGGCAGGACGAGCTGAACCGGCGGGTGGAGGCGTTCATCAACAAGTTCAACATGGAGATGCGGCTGCAGCGGCAGGAGTCGCTCAAGCACTACAACGACATGATCAGCAGAGGCAGCATCCATTACTGA